In Candidatus Nealsonbacteria bacterium, the sequence ATTAAAGTATGCAGAAAAATACTAATATTATTGTAATTATAGGAATTGATTTTTTGATACTAACCGAGGACACTAAAAAGTGTTTGGATTATGGTATTTCCCCTGTTAATTCTAAGGGAGTAAATGAGAGGCTTAGTACGCTAAAGAGAAAACAAAAATAATAAATAATAAATAATAATATAGACTACTAGACCTCTCTATAAAAGAGGTTATTTTTATCTAATATTTCGATATTTAATATGACAGATAAATTCTATTTAACTAAAAAAGGTTTAGAAAAAATAAAAAAAGAATATCAGGATTTAAAAAGAATTAAGACAGCTAAAACAAAAGGAGAATCACCTAAGGTTTTACATTCCGAAGATTTAAACCCGGAATATCTTTCTTTTAGAGAAGACCTCAGTTTTTTGGAAACAAGAATAGCTGAACTTGACTATATTTTAAAAAACGTTGAGTTAATCAGACTTCCTCAGAAAAGAAAAAGAAATATTGTAAGTTTAGGAGCTACTGTTACTCTGGAAGAGGCAGGTGGTCGAATAAATGAGTTTATGATTGTCGGTACCTTAGAAGCTAATCCGAGTGAAGGAAAGATATCTTCAGAATCCCCGATAGGTAAGACTCTTTTGGGGCATAAAATAGGTGATGAAATAGTGACTGTTTCTCCAATTAAAGTAGTTTATAATATCAAAAAGATTAAATATAAATTATCTTGATAGTTACATTAAAGATGTGAATATAAAGAAATTAATTTGTATTTCTTTTTCAGTGGCATTTTTGGTTCTTCTTTTTTTCCCGGGGGACTTCCCTGATAACTCTAAATTTAGAGAGCTCTTAGATTCTGCTTCTCCTGATAAAGTTATCATCGTTTTTAACTCTGGCGGTTGGGGAAATACTCCGTTAGAGAAAGCAAAAGATTTTTATCCTATTATAGAAGGTATTGAAAAAACCCTAAATGATTTAGGTTATAAATCAATAATTGTGCCTTACAGGAGGACAGAAGATAGTTTCTTGGGTAAGGTTGAAGGCATAAGAGAATTTTTGACTTCTTTTAAAAATCAATCTACAAAATTAACTCATGAGATTGAGTATTTTCAGGAATGCAATCCCGATAGTAAAATAGTTATAGCAGGATTATCTAGTGGGGCAGCATTCGTTGATAAAGTAATGGAAAAGATATCAGAAAAAGAAATAAAAAATGTTTTTGCCATTGAGGCAGGCATTCCTTTTTGGGAAAAAGCTTTAAATTCTGAAAATGTTCTTCTATTAGATAATGAAGGTAGAGATTCGCTTTCCAAAAAAGAAATAAAGACCTTGTTTTTTTCTTTATTTGAAGCTCCTTTTAAATTAGTTTTAGCTAAAATCTCCGGCGGAAATCTTCCTTTTTCACATGCCTTTCGTGTTCCCGGTCATGACTATTTTTGGAATTCATCCTCTACCGGTTCTAAAATTGCAACTTTTCTTGAAGATAAATTTGCTCTTCAAGATTTTTAATTCTAAAGATGATAATTACATCTGCTCCAGGTAAGGTTATTTTATTTGGGGAACATGCTGTTGTCTATGATAAATTAGGGATTGTTTGCAGTATTGATAAAAGATGTAATGTTAAGATTTTATCTACTAAAGAAAACAGGATTTTTATTAGGTCTGAAAAACTTGGTTTAGCAAAAGTTTTAAATAAAAAAGAACTATTTAGCTTTTTTAATACAATTAATAATTTAAGAAGTAAAGATAAATTTGATGGGACAAAAGAGGTTTTTGAAAAAGATAAGTTAGCTCCTATCTTTTTTGTTATTGCTAATATTTTTAAAAAATACGACTTTAAGGGTTTGAGGGTAGAGATTGACTCAGAGATTCCCAAGGGCCTGGGTTCAAGTTCTGCTGTTTTTTCAGCCATTGCACTTGGGGTTCTGAAGTTTTTGGGAAAAATTCCTTCTAAAAAAGAAATCTCTGATTTTGCCTATCAAGGAGACTTAATAGCTCATGGCGGAACTCCATCAGGTATAGATAATGCAGCTGTTACTTACGGAGGTTATTTAAAATACAGAAAATCAATAGGGATTGAGCCTTTAGAAATTGATTTTGAAATTCCCCTATTAGTTGTTGAGAGCGGCGAAGAAGCAAAAACAGCAGAAACTGTTTCTTATGTAAGAAAAAATAAAAAAGAGAATCCCGAATTTGTAAA encodes:
- the mvk gene encoding mevalonate kinase, with product MIITSAPGKVILFGEHAVVYDKLGIVCSIDKRCNVKILSTKENRIFIRSEKLGLAKVLNKKELFSFFNTINNLRSKDKFDGTKEVFEKDKLAPIFFVIANIFKKYDFKGLRVEIDSEIPKGLGSSSAVFSAIALGVLKFLGKIPSKKEISDFAYQGDLIAHGGTPSGIDNAAVTYGGYLKYRKSIGIEPLEIDFEIPLLVVESGEEAKTAETVSYVRKNKKENPEFVNPILNSLNSISEKALEALIFQKLDDLGRLMFKYYQELKRLNISTEKLDKIIEIALQNSVLGAKPTGGWGGGCCLILAKNEKRIDNLMKVFKKNGFKSFRVKIGVEGVKLI
- a CDS encoding GreA/GreB family elongation factor; the encoded protein is MTDKFYLTKKGLEKIKKEYQDLKRIKTAKTKGESPKVLHSEDLNPEYLSFREDLSFLETRIAELDYILKNVELIRLPQKRKRNIVSLGATVTLEEAGGRINEFMIVGTLEANPSEGKISSESPIGKTLLGHKIGDEIVTVSPIKVVYNIKKIKYKLS